A single genomic interval of Amycolatopsis albispora harbors:
- a CDS encoding SDR family oxidoreductase, which produces MSVVIVTGGSRGIGAEICAQAAASGYDVVVNYAGDAAAAASVASRVEASGRRALTVRADVSSESEVAALFEAAAELGPLYGLVNNAGIVGRAARLEDQDVSTVRRVLDVNVTGVFLCCREAVRRLSTRHGGSGGAIVNVTSTAARLGSAGEWVHYAASKAAVETLTFGLAQEVAAEGIRVNAVAPGLVNTGFHETAGVPDRVDRLGPGVPMGRAGDPAEIAAGVVWLLSASASFATGAVLPISGGR; this is translated from the coding sequence GAAGTCGCGGCATTGGCGCGGAAATCTGCGCGCAGGCGGCCGCGAGCGGCTACGACGTGGTGGTCAACTACGCCGGAGACGCCGCGGCCGCCGCTTCGGTGGCCTCGCGGGTGGAGGCCAGCGGCCGACGTGCGCTGACCGTGCGGGCCGACGTCTCGTCGGAGTCGGAAGTGGCCGCTCTCTTCGAGGCGGCTGCCGAGTTGGGGCCGCTGTACGGGCTGGTGAACAACGCGGGCATCGTCGGGCGGGCGGCGCGGTTGGAGGACCAGGACGTTTCGACGGTCCGCCGGGTGCTGGACGTGAACGTGACCGGCGTGTTCCTGTGCTGCCGGGAGGCCGTGCGCCGCCTGTCCACGCGCCACGGCGGCTCCGGCGGGGCGATCGTGAACGTCACCTCGACCGCGGCGCGCCTCGGCTCGGCGGGCGAATGGGTGCACTACGCGGCGAGCAAGGCGGCGGTGGAGACGCTGACGTTCGGCCTGGCGCAGGAGGTGGCGGCGGAGGGCATCCGGGTGAACGCGGTGGCGCCCGGCCTGGTGAACACCGGCTTCCACGAGACGGCGGGCGTCCCGGACCGGGTGGACCGGCTGGGCCCCGGGGTCCCGATGGGCCGCGCGGGCGACCCCGCCGAAATCGCCGCGGGAGTGGTGTGGCTGCTCTCGGCTTCCGCTTCGTTCGCCACGGGCGCGGTCCTGCCGATCTCGGGCGGCCGCTGA